The genomic DNA CCTTCTTCGGATCGCGGCTGCTGACCCGGGAACTGGAGACGCCGATTCAGCATTTGTACGAAAGAATGGCCGAGGTCAAGGTCGGATACCTGCGGACGGAGGCCAGCGATCTGTTCTCCGACGAGTTCTCCCGGCTCGTCTCCGGCTTCAATCATATGCTGCGAGGAGTACGAATCCAGACGGCACGCAATGATCAGCTGGTGGAGAGCTATTTTGCGACGCTCGCCGCAGCGTTGGATGCCCGCGATCCATATACGGCCGGACATTCCTTAAGGGTCGCCGAATATGCGGTCCAGATCGGCAATTTGGCCAGGCTCCCGAAGCATGTGGTCGATCAGCTCCGCAAAGCGGCTCTGCTCCATGACATTGGAAAGATCGGCATACCTGACGCCGTATTGCTGAAGGAAGGACAGCTCAGCGAGGAGGAATGGGAACAGATCAAGGCTCATCCCGTATTGGGGGAGGCCATCCTGAAGCAGATTGAGCCAGCCGATGAGATGGCGGCATTTCTGCCGGGCGTCCGCTCCCATCATGAACGCTATGATGGCGCGGGCTACCCGGATGGCTTAAAGGGAGAAGAGATTCCGCTCTTCGGCAGAATTATTGCCGTTGCCGATGCCTTTGATGCGATGACCTCTGACCGCCCTTACCGCAAAGGCATGGATGCAGCAACGGCGATTTGCATTCTGGAGAAGGGCAAGGGAACGCAATGGGACCCTTATTTTGTCGGATTATTCGTACAGGCGTATTACGAGAAGCAAACGTCTTGATGATTCCTGATGCCGCTTCATGTTAATATGGTATGAACATAGAAATGCAGAAAGTTCCAATACCTTTTAACTTTGAACAAAGCGGGTGGAAATCAGATGGGTCTTGGAAATTCGTTCTTGATGAATTTGGCTATGCTGGTTACTGTCGCTTATTTAGCGAATGTTTTATATAAGTATTGGTTTTTGAAAACGCCGCGCAGGATGAATTACGTATTATCCGTGCTGCTTATGATTTTTTCCGGTTGGATTTGCATGAGGTTTGGCTTCAAGCTAAGCGACAATGTCATCTTCGATCTGAGGTTCGTGCCCCTCCTGATCGCTACGGCCGTATATTAGCAGCCACTTACACTGGTGGTCATCGGCTTTGGAATCGGCTTGGTCCGGTTCACGTTTGGCGTGACTGAGGCTGCCCTCGCCGGATTTTTAAATTTGACGATTCTGGGTATCTTGTGCGCCGGAATCAACATATGGATGCAGAGAAGCCATTTTCGCTTCGTTATTAAAGGCGCGATCGCCATACTGATCGTCAATGCGGTAAATACGATTAACATAGCTGTATTCGGCGTAATTCCATTCCGAAAGTACATGCTGGAAATTATGCCCGTCGTACTGCCGCTCGGCATCGTATTAAGCATCGTATTCGCCATGATGCTGCGTGATTTCCAGCTGGACCGCCGCCGCTCGATTGAGCTTAAGCATGCGAACGAACTGCTGCAGAGCCAGACGGAGGAGCTGCAGAAAGCGAAGCTGGCGCTGGAGGAACGGGCACAGCAGCTTGCACTCGCTTCCCAATATAAGTCGGAATTTCTGGCGAACATGTCCCATGAGTTAAGGACACCGCTCAACAGTATTATCAACTTGGCGCAGATGATCTCGGAGAATTATCCTGAGAAAGATTCAGGCTCTGCGGATTATGGACGAATCATCTACAGATCGGGGCAGGAGCTGCTGCAGATTATTAATGATATTCTTGATTTGTCGAAGGTGGAGGCGGGACGGCTGGAAATCGTCCAGGAGGAAGTAAACGTCAAGGAGCTGCCGCAGCTGCTCTATTTACAGTTCGAACAGACGGCCCGGCAGAAGGGAGTAGGCTTCGACATCAGCACAGCTTCCGATTTGCCGGCTATGATCATCTCTGATCCCCAACGAATCGGGCAAATATTACGCAACCTGCTCTCCAACGCTTTTAAATTTACGGATGAAGGCAATGTCAGGATGGAGATATACAAGGTACAAGCGAATGCACGGAGCAGAGGCGAATATATCGCGTTTGCTGTGAAGGACACCGGGATCGGGATTCCGCCGGACAAGCGGAAGGTCATCTTTGAACCGTTCCATCAGGGGGACGGCTCCATCAGCCGCAAGTATGGGGGGACAGGGCTTGGTTTGCCGATCAGCAAGCATTTGGCTTGTCTGTTGGGCGGATGGATCGATGTGGAGAGCCAAGAAGGCGAAGGAAGCGCCTTTATACTCTACCTGCCTATGTCTCCGCATGTGCAAGCATCCGGTTTGCCTCCAGCTGCCGAGGAAAAAGCGATGTTTGCCGGACGCGGCATATCCGGTTAATATTTATACTAGATCAATGAGAAAGGTTGGAATAGATGATGGAAAAGCAAGTGTTATCGACAACGGCAGCACCTGGAGCGATCGGGCCGTATTCGCAGGGAATAGTCATCGGCGATGTCATATATACCTCCGGGCAGCTTGGCCTCGTTCCGGAGACCGGACAATTCGCAGAGGGCGTGGAAGCTCAGACGGCTCAAGCGCTGAACAATGTGAAGGCGATTCTTGAGGCGGCGGGAAGCGGCCTGGACAAGGTCGTGAAAACGACGGTATTCTTAAAAGATATGAATGATTTCGTAAAAGTAAATGAAATCTACGGCTCGTTTTTTGCCGAGCCTTATCCGGCACGCAGCGCGGTTGAGGTTGCCCGTCTTCCGAAGGACGGCTTGGTCGAGATCGAAGTTATTGCACTGAAGTAATACTGAAACAGGCAGGCCGGATACCGTCGCCTGTCCAAAGGTCACGTACATTACCTGGGTTATCGCAAGGGATGTAAGTGGCCTTTTTTGAAAAATGCCGGTCAATCCCGCTCTCGCGAACGCATAAGTCCAATCCATAGCGCATACAGCAATAAAATGAAGGCGAGGACGGCAGCGGTCATGCTGAGTCCAGGGATGCTTTTCTGTTCAATGGCAATGGCCGCATAAGCCCAGACGAATACCAGCGGCAGCACACCATCGCGGGGGCGGAGGGTTATTCCGATAGCAGCAGCGGTACCTGCGGATAGCAGGATAATCCCTGCTGTTTTGGGATTCAGGCTTATCCCGAGACCTTCATGTAAGAGAATAACAGCGAGATTAACCAGCGTGGCCACGCAAATCCATCCAAAATAAATGCTGAATGGCAGCCGGAGCAGCCAAGTCTCTCCGGAAGTTGGCGTATAGACGTAGCGAGTCTTGGCATAGATGACGGCAAGCGATAGAAGCAGGGCGATCATGGCGGCAAAGGACAATGCGATATATTGATACTGCCATAAGAATACCCAGGCCATATTAAAAATACAGGACAGGATGAACCAATAGGAAATGGCCAGCACGGAATCCTGACTTCCGGTATTTCTTCGCAGCTGATATACGATATATCCGGCGAGCAATAGATAGATTAGCGCCCAGATCATAAACGCGTATCCGGCCGGCGTGATGGGGGTATGATACTTGTCGGACAATTGCCCGGTGGTCATCCCGCCCATCGGAATCGCCATGGCCAAATAATTGACGCCGAGGACGGCCGCATAGAACAGCGCATTCCACCAGCGGAAGGCATTGTTACGAAACATATATATACCTCCTGCGATGCTTGATTTAGAAATGAACCAAGGATGTAACCAAGTAGTGTTTATGATATGAATATACCCAATTAGAGCGAATGATATCAGGCGGTGTGTTATCATATTCATTGGATGCCGATCACCTGGTGAAGCGTTTGAGAATGGCCGGGTTATGGGCAAAATGGATCAGAGGAAAATGGAATAGAAACGACGGGAGATCACCATGAATCAACGTCTTTATGCGATATGGCTGGGAGAGGTATTGTTCTGTTTCTCGGGTGAAACATCCGAATCTAAGATTGATGCCTGGGCAGCCTCGCTGCGCAGACTGGAGACGGCAGAAGGGAAGCGGCCATTTCAGCAGGCCGCGCTTCGGCTCGCCGAAGTGCGTTATCCAGCTTCCGCTGGAAGAAGCGCCTTTAAATCCGGCGAACGGAGGGGACTGATAGGGCGAACGCTGGAAGGGCTCGCTCTGCCTGTTCAAGACGCATGGCCGCTGCTGCTGGGCTGGAACGAAGCCCAGATAGAGGCGCAGGGATTTTTGCCTGGGCAAGAGCTGGATTATTGGAGCAAGGCGGCAAAATTTGCGCTTGAACTCATGATGAAAGGGCGGATAGCCCCCGGCATGGCAGAGGTTCTTCTGACCGGGAACCGGCGGCCGAAAGGCCAAGCTTCGGCAAAAGCGCTATGGGGGCCAAAGCTTGGCGATCCTGTGGATGAAGAACGGTTCAGGCTGTTGGCTGGAAGCATGCCGCCGATCTGCCTGGCTGCCGTCCAGTTTGGGGGAATGCAGGAGGAGGACGTCGAGGCAAGGCAAATTGCCGTGCTCTACTCATTTATGAGCGCTGTTCTTGACCATGAGGTTCGCAAAGCTGTCGGCGGATTGGGAAGAAAGCTGAATGCGAGCCGGGCTGATTATCGCCGGGGCACCTCTCCGCTGGCGGAGCTATGGTGGAACGGCCTGCTCGCCGCCGTGCCGCACGGGGACATGCAGGGTACGGTCTCGGAGCTGGCGGAGCTCGCTGAGGGCATCAGGGATACTGGCGGAGGCGAGCCGAAAGTTCAGCACGAGGATGATGAAGGGCGGAGCCCGGGAACATTCCGTTTATGCTTGCGGCTCGAACCGGAAGAAGAGGAGGCGGCAATGCCCGCCTGGCGCCTGTCATTGTGGGCTGAAGGCGTGGAGGATCCTGGCGTTCTGCTGCCCTATGGGCTGATATGGAGCTATCCGGAGCGGGATATCGAGATTCGCGGCAGGGTATATCATGGTGCCGGCGAGCAGCTTTTGCACCGGCTTGGCAAGGCAGCCAGGCTCTCCCGGGGAGTAAGGAAAGCGATGGAATGCCCGCGCCCGGAGGGCACGCTGCTTCAGCCGGAAGAGGTATTCTCCTTGCTAAGCAAGGAGGTAGCCCAGCTTCGCAGGCATGGCATTACGGTGCAGATGCCCTCCCGCTGGACGAAGGAGGGGCGCCGGACTGCCGGGATCAGACTGCGGACGGAACAGTGGGGAACGCCTTCGGAATCCGGGCAAGGGGCAGGTAGTACGCCGCGGCTGGGAGTCGAGCAGCTTGTTGCTTACGAGGCGGAGGTGGTATTCGGCGGAAGCCCCTTGTCCGAAGAGGAGCTTAACGAACTGGCTGCGTCCAAGTCGCCTCTCGTTTTTTTTCGCGGGGAATGGGTTGAGATCGATGTGAAGGAAATCCGCCAGGTGCTGAAATTCATGAAGCGCTATAAGACCGGAGAGATGAGCTTCCGTGAGCTGATGCATCTGACCGTGCAGGAAGAAGGCAGCTATTGGGACGGCCTGCCGATTGAGCAGGTGGAGACCGCAGGCCTGCTGTCGCTGCTGCTGGAGGGGCATTCGGTGCGCGGCATGGATGACAGGCCGGTCCCCCGCTTGCTGCGAGGGACCTTGCGGCCCTATCAGGAGCGGGGCTATCGCTGGCTGGTCATGATGCGGCAGCTCGGCTTCGGGGCTCTGCTCGCCGATGATATGGGACTGGGCAAGACGGTACAGGTCATTGCGGCGCTGCTTGATGGAATCGAGGCTGGAACGGTGCTGATCATCTGTCCGACGTCGCTGCTGGGCAACTGGCAGAAGGAGCTGTCGAGGTTCGCGCCGGAGCTGAAGCTGCACATTCACCATGGCAGCGGCCGGCTGCACGGAGAGGAATTCCGGGAGGAATGCGCCAGGCAGCAGGTTGTGCTGACGACTTACCCGCTGGCCGGGCGGGATATGAAGGAGCTGCAGTCGGTTGAATGGGCGTCGATTGTGCTTGATGAGGCGCAGTACATTAAAAATTACGGTACCAAGCAGGCACAGAGCGTAATGAAGCTGAACGCCCCGCATCGGATTGCAATGACGGGAACGCCGGTTGAGAATCGGCTCAGCGAGCTGTGGTCCATCTTTCAGTTCCTGAATCCCGGCTATCTGGGCGGCCATTCCTCTTTCAAGTCGAAATATGCCGGGAGCAGCGAGCAGCAGCCAGCAGAGCTGGCGAGGCTTCGCCAGCTGATTGCGCCGTTTCTGCTGCGCCGGCTGAAGAGTGATCCGGACATCCGCAAGGATTTGCCGGATAAAATTGAATTGAAGTCCTATTGCCCGCTTATGCCGGCGCAAGCCGAGCTGTACCGGGAAGCGACGGAGGACTTGCTTGGGCGGATCGCGGGCAGCACCGGCATAGCCCGCAAAGGGATCGTGCTGTCTACGCTTACCCGTCTGAAGCAAATTTGCGATCATCCGCTGCTGGTGACCGGCGCAAAGGAAACAAGGCCAAAGGCAGAGGCATCCGGCAAAATGGAGCGCCTGCTCGAGCTGCTGGATTTGATTATCGACAATAACGAGGCCGCGCTTATTTTTACGCAGTATGTGCAAATGGGCAAGCTGCTGTGCGAGGCGCTTGAACAGAAGTACGGCATGGCTCCCGCTTTTCTTCACGGCGGAATCAGCAAGGCGGAGCGGGACCGCATGGTAGAGGATTTCCAGCAGGGAGGCGGTTCCCCGTTCTTCGTACTGTCGCTCAAGGCTGGAGGGGTTGGCCTGAATCTGACGCGGGCCAATCATGTGATTCATTATGACCGCTGGTGGAACCCGGCTGTGGAGAATCAGGCGACCGACCGGGTGTTCCGCATCGGACAGAAGCGGAATGTCGAGGTTCATAAGCTGATTTGCCAAGGGACGCTGGAGGAGCGGATTGACGAGCTGATCGAGCGCAAAAAATCGCTGTCAGAGCAGGTCGTCGGCTCCGGCGAGCAGTGGCTGACGGAGATGTCGAACGGGGAGCTGCAGCATCTGATTGAGCTGCAGCATTAAATCTGCGAGGAGGGGCGTGCAGGACGATGGAACAGCCTATGGACAACAAGGTTGTGGCGGCCGATGTGCAGATCGAGCCGGAGCCGGGCGGCTGGAGAATCACGATTCCAGCCGCCGGGGAAGGCACAGAACAGCCCGCTTGTTCTGTGCTGCTGCTGGAAGCAGACGCGCCCGGCCCAGGCCGGCGTCTGCTCCAGGCTCTCGCGCAGCAGCCGCTCAAGCTGGCTGCGCTGCAGGAGGCCGGCGCAACGGCGATCGCCGGCCTCCTGCCCAAGACTCCGCCGTGGCAGCCGGCGGAGGGCCCCCGCGCAGCAGCTGCAGCTGCTGCGCGGAAGAGCCGTGCGGCCATGCTGCGCAGGCCGCACGCGCGGGCGCGGCAGCATGGCGCGCGGCCACGCCCGAGCAGCGGCTAACGCTGCTCGGCTGGACGCGCGAGACGCTGCTCGCGGCGGTGCTGGCGGCGTGGGCGGAGGCGGAGCCCCTGCCCGATGCCGCCGAGGCCCTGCGCGCGGCGCTGGGGCCTCAGCAGGAGGAGGCCCGCGCCCGTGCGGGCGGGCCGAGCATCGCCGAGTGGCTCGCGGACATGGCGGAGCAGGGCGGCCTGCATGCCCCCGGCCCGCAGTTCCACGACGTCCAGATCCAGCTGGACGCCGCGGAAGCCCCGCCCCCGGACGCGGATGCCGAGGCCCTGGCCAAGCTGCTCCCTGGCGTGCGGGGCGCAGCTAAAGGCCTCGGCCTTGTGCGCGAGGGCGTCATGCAGCGGGCCGAGGAGCTGGCGCGCCAGCTGCGGCATAAGCCTCGCTAGCCATAGCCAAGGCTGGCCGCAAGCCCCCTTACGCGCCAGCAAAACAGGACAGCCGTCAAGGTTCCACTCCTTGACGGCTGTCCTGTTATATATCCCGGCTTACCCCGGGCTCGGGAAGAGACGCTTCGGCGGCGCCCATGATCTCCCTGCGCAGGCCGTGCATCTTCTTGTCGAGCGCATCGGCGGCTTTGGCCGCTTCCGTCAGCTCTTGAACGACGTGCGGCGGCACCTGCTTGTCGTATTTGTAGAACAGAATATGCTCCATGCTGGCCCAGAAATCCATAGCCAGCGTGCGCATTTGAATCTCCACCTTCATCCAGCGCTGTCCCTCGAACAGCGTTAGCGGTACAGCAACGATCACATGGAGGCTCTGGTATCCGTTCGGCTTCGGCTTAGCGATATAGTCCTTGATCTCAATGATCGTAAGATCGTCGCGATGGCGCAGATGATCCAGCAGCTTGTAAATGTCCTTCACGAACGAAAAGACGATACGCATGCCGGCGATATCGTGAATTTTGTTCACCATATTATCAACGGTCATTTCGAGACCCTTGCGTTCCAGCTTGTCGAGTATGCTCTTCGGTTCCTTGATCCGCGTCTTGATATGTTCGATCGGGCTGTACCCGTTCAAAATTTTCCACTCGGTCTGAATCAGCTTGATCTTGTTCTTCAATTCATCCAGTGCGAGCTGATACAGCGTAGGAAGCTTCTTCCACTCCTCCAGCTTGCGCAGCTGGTCGTCTCCGATTTCCCATTGATACAACTCCCGTAAATCCAGCTGATTTAACAGGGCGCCTTTATCGTTTGCATCTACTCTGTCCAGGATAATCTACTCCTAAGCTAAAAAATGGTTTCGTACGTTTCGTACTGCTCCCTTATTGTACCTTGAACGCCCTGGCAAAATCAAAGCGAATCATTTGTTTAGGGGACTTTTTCCGTGATAGCCGGGATCGTCATAATCAGAGTTGTGCAGCTTGCCAAGGACGCCCAAACCGATGATGGACCGACGGGTTTGTTCATCGCCGTACTGGTATAGCAGCGTATAGACCTCTATCATCCGAGCGTTAAATTGTTCTGTAGCATCGTCATGATCCGCGGATTTATAAGGGGCCGGTGCGCGCCTGAACGTATAAATATCCTCTTCAGACAGCTCCGCAATTTTGTCGCTTAGCTTGGCGAAATCTTCTTCGTCCAGCAGCACTCTGAATTCCGTGGAGTCCTGGTTAGGCGCTTCCTGGATGCTGCGGTGAGCGACGGACACATCATAGGGCTTTCTTCCTGTTTTCATCCGAAATTCCCCTCCAACCTCATTTTTCATTCAATTAATGTCTTTATACACAACGGTTCTGCAGCTGAATCAAAAGGAGGGTTGGGATTTTCACTGGGCCGCCAAATCTGTTATGATAATTACGATTTCACAGATTGCGCAGTCAGCAAGCTGTTTAATTACTGAGAAGAAACATCCAAGCATTCCCGGCGAACGGGACAATATAGCACAACTACATCAAGGAGTCGGGGAACACAGGAGGAGTATGTCATGAAATTTTTACAGCGGATTAAAGATGGTGCGGGCAAGGTAACCGATAAGGCGCAGAACGCGGTCGAAATCGGACGCTTTAACACGCAGATCAATAATATTGAGCGTGAAATGGGCTTATATTTTCAAAGAATGGGCGAAGTCTTCTACGAAGGATACCGTAATAAAGACATGTCGTTAGCGGAGAAGGAAATGATGGATCTAGCGAAAACCTGCGATCTGCTCGCCGAAGAACGGGATGAGATCCGGGGCAAAATCGCCGAGCTCAGAAACGAGCGCCTGTGCTCTTCCTGCGGCAAAGTGGTTACGGAAGAGGCGCTATTCTGCCAATACTGCGGACATAAACTGGGGAAGGCGAATAAGCCGGCGCAGGTTCGTATGGAAGCGGACGAGGAGGAGTCTGAGGCCAAAAGCGAGCGGCTCAGCGATCCGCTCGCCCTGCTGGAAGAGGGTGCGCTGTTCAGTCGTCATCTCGGTCAAGAAGAACCTGCCCGGTATGAAGAGGCCGAGCCGATTGATCCCGAGGAGGAAGAACGGCGGCTGCGGGAGCTGGAGCGGGAGCGCGAGCGCCAGGAGGAGCTGGATCGCCGGATCAGAACATGGAAAGAGAATGTGAAGCTGACGGAGCATGTCTCGGCGGCGAAGGAATCTCTGCGAGGCGAGGCGAGCTGCCAAATATGTTCGGCGACGCTGGTAAAGGGAACGAAATGGTGTCCGCACTGCGGCTCAGAGCAAATTTAAGCAATCCGGGACTGGCCGTCTGGCCAAAAGTTCACCGAGTTGTTATAAATGATGCCTGCTGCAGGGACATTTGAACCGTAGTAAATAGTAAGCGCCAGTCCGGATGGGGACGGCAGCTGCAGGGAAAGCTGTAACTGCGCCTTTCGTTTACTATGATACTTTTAGGAGTGTGGACACCATGGAATGTATCGTTCATTTTGAAGTGGAATACAAGCAAAAGACCAAAGAGCTTCGCGGACTTATTTTCCTCGATAAGGGCAAAACGCCAACGGAGCAGGATTTTATATCGATGTTCGGGGATATGGGGTACAGGCTTCGGCTTGCCGACCAAGAGAACTTGGTATTTTTGCCGACCGAGCCGAGTGCGGAATACCAGAAAATCAGGATCCGCCGGCTGGATACCGGAGAAGAGAACTATCAGACGGACGGAGAGCTGAAATCGATCATATCGAATCTGCTTCCAAAGGATACGCGCCCCATCTAAGCGGCGCCAAGCGTCTCGAAAGCGGCTTATCTGTAAAATATTTGACCAATCCACGAAATACCTCTTTATTTCTATCGATTGTATGAGTTATACTACTAATCATTGTAGAGATAGTTTTCGACAAGATTCTTCATTAGCTTCTCGTATATGTGCAGGAATCGGCCTGCATGTTTCTACCCGATCACCGGAAATGATCGGACTACGGGGAGAATTCGTATTGCCGTGCCAAGGGCGGTTATTTGAGGTGTTCCTGACCCATACTTTGACCGCAGTCTGGTATGTCATCCCTGCATTAGGGCGAATTCTGCCAGGAGGTCCATTTCCCAGCCTTTGGGAACTGGGCTTTTTTTTATTCCGGTTAACGGTAACGACATGATGAAGAGGATAGGAAGCCAAGATAACTTAAGGAGGAAGAGAGATGAAGCTGCTCAAAGATAAGGTGATGGCGGAAGGGATCGTCCTGAGCGATCAGGTGCTGAAGGTGGATTCTTTTCTGAATCATCAGATGGATCCGGTGCTGATGAAGGAGGTTGGCGCCGAGTTTACACGGAGATTTGGTGATGAACGGATTACGAAGGTGCTGACGATTGAATCCTCGGGCATTGCGCCAGCGATTATGACATCTCTGGAGCTGGGGGTGCCGATGATCTTTGCCCGCAAACATAAATCCCTTACGCTGCGGGACAATATTCTGGTCGAGAAGGTCTACTCTTTTACGAAAAAAGAGAGCAACGAGATTACCGTGTCGAAGAAGTTTCTGAGCTCGGAGGACCGCGTGCTCATTATTGATGATTTCCTGGCTAATGGGGAGGCCGCCTTTGGCCTTGCCCGGATTGTGGAGCAGGTTGGCGCCAGCGTAGTCGGTATTGGCATCGTCATTGAGAAATCGTTCCAGCCTGGGGCAGGACTGCTCAATAAGGCTGGATACCGGGTTGAGTCCCTGGTGCGCATCGCGTCATTGGAGAACGGTGCCGTTTCTTTTGTGGATTAAATAAATAGACCAGATACGATATGGGGAGGAAAAGATATTTTTATGGAGCGGGAAGCCATTTTTCAAAGAAATAGACATCCATTCAAAACCCTATCGCTAGGCATTCAGCATGTGCTGGCGATGTATGCGGGTGCGGTTATCGTGCCGCTGATTGTCGGCAATGCGCTGCAGCTCAGCCATGAACAGCTTACGTATTTGATCGCTATCGATCTTCTGGCCTGCGGCGTAGCTACGCTTCTCCAGGTGTGGGGCAACCGCATCTTCGGGATCGGGCTGCCGGTTATGCTAGGCTGTGCGTTTCAGGCCGTGTCGCCGATGATCGCCATCGGTTTGACCGACGGGATGGGCGTATCGGCCATCTATGGGGCGATTATCGCTTCCGGGCTGTTCGTGTTCCTGTTTTCCGGATTGTTCGGTAAATTGATCGCCTTGTTCCCTCCAGTGGTTACAGGCTCCGTGGTGACGATTATCGGGGTGACCTTGATTCCGGTAGCATTGACGGACCTGGGAGGCGGCAATCCGGGGACGAATCCCGAATTTGGAAGCCCCCTGAACCTGTCGCTGGGCTTTGGCGTGCTGCTATTCATTATTCTGATGAACCGCTTTGCCAAAGGGTTTCTGCGTTCCATTTCCGTCCTGCTCGGCCTCATTGCCGGCACGATTGTTTCCGCGCTTGCGGGCGGTGTGAATCTCAAG from Paenibacillus woosongensis includes the following:
- a CDS encoding HD-GYP domain-containing protein; the protein is MSISLSVYKTFYSRLLLNYIAGSLAAVISIASLIIFAFKESPRNEYAWMLAVMFVSIAAMLGLEWAVFSRQIRPIRQAFHEPVGTFTDMQSIYLKTHRLPALTVKRIIGPHLFGLAVPAASLSLWLVSAGQLSIPPYYVLLALLGGAFLAGMHALIEFYLTSHFIRPVLEEMQFQSLQLFGRELTLGGRVLISIKRKLRWSFFLIGAFPLLLYNLAVQFRLGDWNVDHSAYWKWAGIVLLIGLGFAFFGSRLLTRELETPIQHLYERMAEVKVGYLRTEASDLFSDEFSRLVSGFNHMLRGVRIQTARNDQLVESYFATLAAALDARDPYTAGHSLRVAEYAVQIGNLARLPKHVVDQLRKAALLHDIGKIGIPDAVLLKEGQLSEEEWEQIKAHPVLGEAILKQIEPADEMAAFLPGVRSHHERYDGAGYPDGLKGEEIPLFGRIIAVADAFDAMTSDRPYRKGMDAATAICILEKGKGTQWDPYFVGLFVQAYYEKQTS
- a CDS encoding RidA family protein translates to MEKQVLSTTAAPGAIGPYSQGIVIGDVIYTSGQLGLVPETGQFAEGVEAQTAQALNNVKAILEAAGSGLDKVVKTTVFLKDMNDFVKVNEIYGSFFAEPYPARSAVEVARLPKDGLVEIEVIALK
- a CDS encoding tryptophan-rich sensory protein, with translation MFRNNAFRWWNALFYAAVLGVNYLAMAIPMGGMTTGQLSDKYHTPITPAGYAFMIWALIYLLLAGYIVYQLRRNTGSQDSVLAISYWFILSCIFNMAWVFLWQYQYIALSFAAMIALLLSLAVIYAKTRYVYTPTSGETWLLRLPFSIYFGWICVATLVNLAVILLHEGLGISLNPKTAGIILLSAGTAAAIGITLRPRDGVLPLVFVWAYAAIAIEQKSIPGLSMTAAVLAFILLLYALWIGLMRSRERD
- a CDS encoding DEAD/DEAH box helicase: MNQRLYAIWLGEVLFCFSGETSESKIDAWAASLRRLETAEGKRPFQQAALRLAEVRYPASAGRSAFKSGERRGLIGRTLEGLALPVQDAWPLLLGWNEAQIEAQGFLPGQELDYWSKAAKFALELMMKGRIAPGMAEVLLTGNRRPKGQASAKALWGPKLGDPVDEERFRLLAGSMPPICLAAVQFGGMQEEDVEARQIAVLYSFMSAVLDHEVRKAVGGLGRKLNASRADYRRGTSPLAELWWNGLLAAVPHGDMQGTVSELAELAEGIRDTGGGEPKVQHEDDEGRSPGTFRLCLRLEPEEEEAAMPAWRLSLWAEGVEDPGVLLPYGLIWSYPERDIEIRGRVYHGAGEQLLHRLGKAARLSRGVRKAMECPRPEGTLLQPEEVFSLLSKEVAQLRRHGITVQMPSRWTKEGRRTAGIRLRTEQWGTPSESGQGAGSTPRLGVEQLVAYEAEVVFGGSPLSEEELNELAASKSPLVFFRGEWVEIDVKEIRQVLKFMKRYKTGEMSFRELMHLTVQEEGSYWDGLPIEQVETAGLLSLLLEGHSVRGMDDRPVPRLLRGTLRPYQERGYRWLVMMRQLGFGALLADDMGLGKTVQVIAALLDGIEAGTVLIICPTSLLGNWQKELSRFAPELKLHIHHGSGRLHGEEFREECARQQVVLTTYPLAGRDMKELQSVEWASIVLDEAQYIKNYGTKQAQSVMKLNAPHRIAMTGTPVENRLSELWSIFQFLNPGYLGGHSSFKSKYAGSSEQQPAELARLRQLIAPFLLRRLKSDPDIRKDLPDKIELKSYCPLMPAQAELYREATEDLLGRIAGSTGIARKGIVLSTLTRLKQICDHPLLVTGAKETRPKAEASGKMERLLELLDLIIDNNEAALIFTQYVQMGKLLCEALEQKYGMAPAFLHGGISKAERDRMVEDFQQGGGSPFFVLSLKAGGVGLNLTRANHVIHYDRWWNPAVENQATDRVFRIGQKRNVEVHKLICQGTLEERIDELIERKKSLSEQVVGSGEQWLTEMSNGELQHLIELQH
- a CDS encoding GTP pyrophosphokinase — translated: MYQWEIGDDQLRKLEEWKKLPTLYQLALDELKNKIKLIQTEWKILNGYSPIEHIKTRIKEPKSILDKLERKGLEMTVDNMVNKIHDIAGMRIVFSFVKDIYKLLDHLRHRDDLTIIEIKDYIAKPKPNGYQSLHVIVAVPLTLFEGQRWMKVEIQMRTLAMDFWASMEHILFYKYDKQVPPHVVQELTEAAKAADALDKKMHGLRREIMGAAEASLPEPGVSRDI
- a CDS encoding zinc ribbon domain-containing protein, with the translated sequence MKFLQRIKDGAGKVTDKAQNAVEIGRFNTQINNIEREMGLYFQRMGEVFYEGYRNKDMSLAEKEMMDLAKTCDLLAEERDEIRGKIAELRNERLCSSCGKVVTEEALFCQYCGHKLGKANKPAQVRMEADEEESEAKSERLSDPLALLEEGALFSRHLGQEEPARYEEAEPIDPEEEERRLRELERERERQEELDRRIRTWKENVKLTEHVSAAKESLRGEASCQICSATLVKGTKWCPHCGSEQI
- a CDS encoding xanthine phosphoribosyltransferase, which gives rise to MKLLKDKVMAEGIVLSDQVLKVDSFLNHQMDPVLMKEVGAEFTRRFGDERITKVLTIESSGIAPAIMTSLELGVPMIFARKHKSLTLRDNILVEKVYSFTKKESNEITVSKKFLSSEDRVLIIDDFLANGEAAFGLARIVEQVGASVVGIGIVIEKSFQPGAGLLNKAGYRVESLVRIASLENGAVSFVD